From the Deltaproteobacteria bacterium genome, one window contains:
- a CDS encoding MBL fold metallo-hydrolase, which yields MRRLLRLVVGLVLVGALGLAALWRSPALQDAVLRQVIPRLIEQRGNALLADDALRVALCGSDAPLPHPTRAKACVAVFAAGKLWVVDTGPQSWNRLALMRVDGKHIGAVLYTHFHSDHIAELGELNLQTWAAGRPEPLRVYGPPGVERVVAGFQEAYALDTSYRVAHHGADLLPPAIERMRALPVVAPPGAKPVTVLEEGGLVVTAFPVNHEPATPAYGYRFDYRGRSVVVSGDTAKSPALIAAAHGADVLVHEAQANHLIAMIGEAAAGAGRDRVARIMRDIPSYHATPVEAAESANEAGVRLLVMYHLNPPPPNALVAKVFLRGVADVRPEGWILGDDGTLVTLPAASNEVVVGVVRQ from the coding sequence ATGCGACGACTTCTCCGGCTGGTGGTCGGCCTCGTGCTGGTCGGGGCGCTCGGGCTCGCGGCGCTCTGGCGCTCGCCGGCGCTCCAGGACGCGGTGCTGCGCCAGGTGATCCCGCGCCTGATCGAGCAGCGCGGCAACGCGCTCCTCGCGGACGACGCGCTGCGCGTCGCGCTCTGCGGATCGGACGCGCCGCTGCCGCATCCGACGCGCGCGAAGGCGTGCGTCGCCGTCTTCGCGGCCGGCAAGCTCTGGGTCGTCGATACGGGGCCACAGTCGTGGAATCGGCTCGCCTTGATGCGCGTCGACGGCAAGCACATCGGCGCCGTGCTCTACACGCACTTCCATTCCGACCACATCGCCGAGCTCGGCGAGCTCAACCTCCAGACCTGGGCGGCCGGCCGTCCCGAGCCTCTGCGCGTCTACGGGCCGCCAGGCGTCGAGCGCGTGGTCGCCGGCTTCCAGGAGGCCTACGCGCTCGACACGAGCTATCGCGTCGCCCATCACGGCGCCGATCTCCTGCCGCCCGCGATCGAACGCATGCGCGCGCTTCCCGTCGTGGCGCCGCCCGGCGCGAAACCGGTCACGGTGCTCGAGGAGGGCGGGCTCGTCGTCACCGCGTTCCCGGTGAACCACGAGCCGGCGACACCCGCCTACGGCTATCGCTTCGACTACCGGGGCCGGTCGGTCGTGGTGAGCGGCGATACCGCCAAGAGCCCCGCCCTGATCGCCGCGGCGCACGGCGCCGACGTCCTCGTCCACGAGGCCCAGGCGAACCACCTGATCGCCATGATCGGCGAGGCGGCGGCCGGCGCCGGCCGCGACCGCGTCGCCAGGATCATGCGCGACATCCCGAGCTACCACGCGACGCCGGTCGAGGCGGCCGAGAGCGCGAACGAGGCCGGCGTGCGCCTCCTCGTGATGTACCACCTGAACCCGCCGCCCCCGAACGCGCTCGTCGCGAAGGTCTTCCTGCGCGGCGTCGCGGACGTGCGCCCCGAGGGCTGGATCCTCGGCGACGACGGGACGTTGGTCACGCTGCCGGCGGCGTCGAACGAGGTCGTGGTGGGGGTGGTGCGCCAATAG
- a CDS encoding HupE/UreJ family protein produces MPGSRAAAGHGARRGAAGCRLASPRARVARPLALALLVGLGALAAAPARVGAHALSPALLGLRETTPGTFAVTWKIPTLRLIGAELRPVLPPACAATGPPTIDETTESLTSHWTADCGTTGLVGATLGVDGLGGAKTDALLHLELADGRTIDTVLRARDPTFIVSERDTALDVARRYVGLGVDHILTGYDHLLFVFGLLLLATDWRRLVATITAFTLGHSVTLTLAVLDVARVPPAPVEVLIAFSIFVLAVELARPRSRADADRLDGGAGGATRMRRRPWLMALAFGFLHGLGFAGTLRAAGLPADAVPLALLGFNAGIELGQLAFVLTVLALRALTRPVVARLPAWADAVPIYAMGSLAACWMIERARLLLA; encoded by the coding sequence ATGCCGGGTAGCCGGGCGGCCGCCGGGCACGGCGCGCGACGTGGCGCCGCCGGATGTCGCCTGGCGTCGCCACGCGCACGGGTCGCGCGGCCGCTCGCGCTCGCGCTGCTCGTCGGGCTCGGCGCGCTCGCCGCCGCGCCCGCACGCGTCGGCGCGCACGCGCTCTCGCCCGCCCTCCTCGGGCTTCGCGAGACGACGCCCGGCACGTTCGCGGTCACCTGGAAGATCCCGACGCTCCGGCTCATCGGGGCCGAGCTCCGTCCGGTCCTGCCGCCGGCGTGCGCCGCGACCGGCCCGCCGACGATCGACGAGACCACGGAGAGCCTCACGTCGCACTGGACGGCCGACTGCGGCACGACGGGTCTCGTCGGCGCGACCCTCGGCGTCGACGGCCTCGGCGGCGCGAAGACGGATGCGCTCCTTCATCTCGAGCTTGCCGACGGACGCACGATCGACACGGTGCTGCGCGCGCGCGACCCGACGTTCATCGTATCGGAGCGTGACACGGCGCTCGACGTCGCACGGCGCTACGTCGGCCTCGGCGTCGACCACATCCTGACCGGGTACGACCACCTGCTCTTCGTGTTCGGGCTGCTGCTGCTCGCGACCGACTGGCGACGCCTGGTGGCGACGATCACCGCGTTCACGCTCGGCCACAGCGTCACGCTGACGCTCGCCGTCCTCGACGTCGCCCGCGTGCCGCCGGCGCCGGTCGAGGTGCTGATCGCGTTCAGCATCTTCGTGCTCGCGGTCGAGCTGGCGCGCCCGAGGAGCCGCGCCGACGCGGACAGGCTCGACGGCGGCGCCGGCGGCGCGACCCGGATGCGGCGCCGTCCCTGGCTCATGGCGCTCGCGTTCGGCTTCCTCCACGGGCTCGGCTTCGCGGGCACGCTGCGCGCCGCCGGCCTCCCCGCCGACGCCGTGCCGCTCGCGCTCCTCGGCTTCAACGCCGGCATCGAGCTCGGACAGCTCGCGTTCGTGCTGACGGTGCTCGCGCTCCGCGCTCTCACGCGGCCGGTCGTCGCTCGCCTTCCCGCCTGGGCCGACGCGGTGCCGATCTATGCGATGGGATCGCTCGCCGCGTGCTGGATGATCGAGCGCGCACGCCTCCTTCTCGCGTGA